From one Coffea eugenioides isolate CCC68of chromosome 11, Ceug_1.0, whole genome shotgun sequence genomic stretch:
- the LOC113753038 gene encoding LEAF RUST 10 DISEASE-RESISTANCE LOCUS RECEPTOR-LIKE PROTEIN KINASE-like 2.4: protein MGFGLFLGFFFISHVMPLSVSAEEDTTCPQNFNCGNLTGVRFPFFDSSDSSRCGFFELNCEAKPSPTIVFDFAADQWLEALDIRNSVITLHDYKLERLLASRSCEFFDYGVMPLPNYPSISYSILPNITLYGCTRSPETSQNLADSFSGYKQYDKCGDHDGFIIYYQNPKHHAPTVNFSGDIQSLCKNVTLPVVSRHNYSENADLFQLLTAEFDLQWHLSEDCYTCNHEGRDCVVDWSLPWDPRCGYSGKGTKTHLVIVVATAAFAGGLGILVILAYFFQRKYSFLRIWSQREKFQNVEDFLKDYGSLAPKRYHYSEVKKMTNSFVIKLGQGGYGCVYKGKLQDGSPVAVKVLKELKGSGEEFVNEVASISRTSHINIVTLLGFCFQGRKRALVYEFMPNGSLEKFIYGEVQLGWQILYKIAVGIARGLEYLHRGCNTRILHFDIKPHNILLDENFCPKISDFGLAKLCLQNESIVSILGARGTVGYIAPEVFCKNFGGVSHKSDVYSYGMMVFEMVGGSKNIDVGIDHSSEIYFPHWIYARLDRGEQELGLHGISNEEENELARKMIIVSLWCIQTDPVNRPSMTKVLEMLEGNLQALETPPKPFLSSPARASDDSSTIYTFGTVS, encoded by the exons ATGGGTTTTGGATTGTTTTTgggtttcttttttatttctcatGTCATGCCTCTCTCGGTCTCGGCTGAAGAAGATACTACTTGCCCACAGAATTTTAATTGTGGAAACCTTACTGGGGTACGCTTCCCTTTCTTCGATTCTTCAGATTCTTCTCGTTGTGGCTTTTTCGAGCTCAACTGTGAGGCAAAGCCATCTCCAACAATTGTATTTGACTTTGCAGCAGATCAATGGCTTGAAGCTTTAGATATCCGCAACTCTGTGATCACGCTTCACGACTACAAGCTTGAGCGTCTTTTGGCTAGTCGAAGCTGCGAATTTTTCGACTATGGTGTTATGCCTCTTCCAAACTATCCTTCCATTTCATATTCGATTCTGCCAAATATCACGCTCTACGGATGCACTAGAAGCCCCGAAACAAGCCAGAACCTGGCTGATTCTTTCAGCGGATACAAACAATATGACAAATGTGGTGATCATGATGGCTTCATCATTTACTATCAAAATCCAAAACATCACGCTCCGACGGTGAACTTCAGTGGAGACATTCAATCACTCTGTAAAAATGTCACTCTTCCCGTAGTCTCCCGGCATAATTACTCAGAGAACGCTGACTTGTTTCAGTTATTGACTGCTGAGTTCGATCTTCAGTGGCATCTCTCTGAAGATTGCTATACTTGTAACCATGAAGGACGCGACTGTGTGGTTGACTGGAGTCTGCCCTGGGATCCGCGTTGTGGCTATTCTGGAAAAG GAACAAAGACACATTTGGTCATTGTAGTGGCAACAG CTGCTTTTGCTGGTGGTCTTGGGATTTTAGTAATTCTTGCCTACTTCTTCCAAAGGAAGTATTCATTTCTGCGTATTTGGAGTCAAAGGGAGAAGTTCCAAAATGTTGAAGACTTTCTCAAGGATTATGGATCACTGGCACCCAAAAGGTATCACTACTCTGAGGTAAAGAAGATGACTAACTCCTTCGTGATCAAGCTAGGACAAGGTGGCTATGGGTGTGTGTACAAAGGAAAGTTGCAAGATGGAAGTCCTGTGGCAGTAAAAGTTTTGAAGGAATTGAAAGGAAGTGGAGAAGAATTTGTTAACGAGGTTGCAAGTATTAGCAGGACTTCCCATATCAACATTGTAACTCTATTGGGCTTCTGTTTCCAGGGTCGCAAAAGAGCTCTTGTATATGAATTCATGCCTAATGGATCCCTTGAGAAGTTCATTTATGGAGAAGTTCAACTGGGATGGCAGATTCTGTACAAAATTGCAGTAGGCATAGCTCGAGGACTGGAGTATTTGCATCGTGGTTGCAATACCAGAATactccat TTTGACATAAAGCCGCACAACATCCTCCTAGATGAAAACTTCTGTCCCAAAATCTCTGATTTTGGCCTTGCTAAACTCTGCCTTCAAAACGAGAGCATCGTCTCAATATTGGGTGCACGAGGGACAGTTGGATATATTGCTCCTGAAGTCTTTTGCAAAAACTTTGGAGGGGTATCTCATAAGTCAGACGTCTATAGCTACGGGATGATGGTTTTCGAGATGGTTGGAGGGAGCAAGAACATTGATGTTGGAATAGATCATAGCAGTGAAATATATTTTCCTCATTGGATTTATGCAAGACTAGATCGAGGTGAACAAGAGCTTGGACTGCATGGAATTTCCAATGAAGAGGAGAACGAACTTGCGAGGAAAATGATAATTGTAAGCTTGTGGTGCATACAAACGGATCCGGTCAACAGGCCATCAATGACTAAGGTTTTGGAGATGTTAGAAGGGAACCTCCAGGCCTTGGAAACCCCTCCCAAACCTTTCTTGTCTTCTCCAGCAAGAGCATCGGATGATTCTTCAACAATATACACATTTGGAACAGTCTCATAA